A window from Drosophila yakuba strain Tai18E2 chromosome 3L, Prin_Dyak_Tai18E2_2.1, whole genome shotgun sequence encodes these proteins:
- the LOC6533645 gene encoding proton-coupled amino acid transporter-like protein CG1139, with product MTKNGHSNAAYVGDHPDKLELAEKGQKNKALVAKDPDYNPYHHRDVEHPTTNSETLFHLLKGSLGTGILAMPNAFRNSGYITGSIGTIVIGFICTFCIHQLVKAQYELCRRKKMPSMNYPLVAETAMGEGPKCFRIFAPYIGTVVNTFLLIYQLGTCCVYVVFVASNIKAIVDAVADTNIDVRLCMIIILLPLILINWVRNLKYLAPFCTLANAITMVSFGIICYYIFREPVTTEGKDAFGKPSNFPLFFGTVLFALEAIGVILPLENEMRTPQKFGGSCGVLNVSMVLIVFLYVGMGLFGYLNYGSAVLGSITLNMPEHEVLSMCVKGMLAFAIYITHGLACYVAIDITWNDYVAKRLGSQRNALFWEYAVRTGLVLITFLLAVAIPNLELFISLFGALCLSALGLAFPALIQICTHWYNTKGFSKVWLVLSNFVLIIVGILGLVIGTYTSLKEIVLTFSE from the exons ATGACTAAGAATGGACACAGCAATGCGGCCTACGTCGGCGATCATCCGGACAAATTGGAACTGGCGGAGAAGGGTCAGAAGAACAAGGCTTTGGTGGCCAAGGATCCCGACTACAATCCGTATCATCATCGCGATGTGGAGCATCCCACCAC gaaCTCGGAGACCCTGTTCCATTTGCTAAAGGGCTCGCTGGGCACAGGAATTCTGGCCATGCCGAATGCCTTTCGCAACTCCGGCTACATCACTGGATCCATTGGTACGATTGTCATTGGTTTCATTTGCACCTTCTGCATTCACCAGCTGGTCAAAGCGCAGTATGAACTGTGCCGCAGGAAGAAG ATGCCCAGCATGAATTATCCACTGGTGGCGGAGACGGCAATGGGCGAAGGCCCGAAATGCTTCCGGATTTTCGCACCATACATTGGCACAGTGGTTAACACGTTCCTGCTAATCTATCAACTGGGCACCTGTTGCGTTTACGTGGTCTTCGTGGCCTCCAACATAAAGGCCATTGTGGATGCAGTGGCCGATACGAACATCGATGTGCGACTCTGCATGATCATTATTCTGCTGCCGCTGATCCTCATCAACTGGGTGCGCAATCTGAAGTATCTGGCTCCGTTCTGCACGCTGGCCAACGCCATTACGATGGTATCCTTTGGCATCATCTGCTACTACATCTTCCGGGAGCCAGTCACCACCGAGGGCAAGGATGCCTTTGGCAAGCCCTCGAATTTCCCGCTCTTCTTCGGCACTGTGTTGTTTGCCCTGGAAGCCATCGGTGTCATCCTGCCCTTGGAGAACGAGATGCGGACCCCGCAGAAGTTCGGTGGCAGCTGTGGCGTGCTCAACGTATCCATGGTGCTCATTGTGTTCCTCTATGTGGGCATGGGTCTCTTTGGCTATCTCAACTATGGATCTGCGGTGCTGGGTTCCATTACACTAAACATGCCGGAGCACGAAGT GCTTTCCATGTGCGTGAAGGGCATGCTGGCCTTTGCCATTTACATTACCCATGGACTGGCCTGCTATGTGGCCATTGATATTACCTGGAATGATTATGTGGCCAAGCGCCTGGGCTCCCAACGTAATGCCCTGTTTTGGGAATACGCTGTGCGAACTGGCCTCGTTCTGATCACCT TCCTCCTGGCAGTGGCCATTCCCAACCTGGAGCTGTTCATCTCCCTGTTTGGAGCTCTGTGCCTCTCCGCCTTGGGTCTGGCTTTTCCGGCTCTCATCCAGATCTGCACACATTGGTACAACACCAAGGGCTTCTCAAAGGTCTGGCTGGTGTTAA GCAACTTTGTGCTGATCATCGTGGGCATCCTGGGCTTGGTAATCGGCACGTATACCTCACTCAAGGAGATCGTACTGACCTTTTCCGAGTAG